A single Vigna radiata var. radiata cultivar VC1973A chromosome 8, Vradiata_ver6, whole genome shotgun sequence DNA region contains:
- the LOC106771694 gene encoding dehydration-responsive element-binding protein 2F: MATSPNVTTFNTKLHSCSYISRSIPPSSCINSKCIIIIILPQFPSLSAMDGCKNSPLKPWKKGPTRGKGGPQNASCEYRGVRQRTWGKWVAEIREPKKRSRLWLGSFATAEEAAFAYDQAARRLYGPDAYLNLPHMQPNLINSTTKSQNFKWFPSNNFISMFPSRGLLNLNAQPSLHLIHQRLQQLKHNGLSAPTQPPHSKVVELDNLVNQNHPEILPPQPQDSQASPQKLTADFEEKPEIDLLEFLQQMGILKDEREAEKTDSSGSSAVSEAASRDENEQPGVFSDMSSVNWEELIEMHDHEVVCNYLASEEIQFEAYDTNEDLTFSTSIWNY, encoded by the coding sequence ATGGCCACTTCTCCAAACGTGACAACATTTAACACCAAACTTCACTCTTGCTCCTACATATCCCGCTCCATTCCTCCCTCATCATGCATCAATTCCAAGtgtatcatcatcatcatccttcCTCAATTCCCATCACTATCAGCCATGGATGGTTGCAAAAACTCCCCTCTAAAACCATGGAAGAAAGGCCCAACTAGGGGCAAAGGTGGCCCCCAAAATGCCTCCTGTGAGTATAGAGGTGTCAGACAAAGAACATGGGGCAAATGGGTCGCTGAGATAAGAGAGCCTAAGAAGAGATCAAGACTCTGGCTTGGCTCCTTTGCCACAGCAGAAGAAGCTGCTTTCGCCTATGATCAAGCTGCAAGGAGACTCTATGGTCCTGATGCTTACCTCAACCTCCCCCACATGCAACCAAACCTCATCAACTCCACCACCAAATCTCAAAACTTCAAGTGGTTCCCTTCCAACAACTTCATCTCCATGTTCCCCTCACGTGGACTTCTCAACCTCAATGCTCAACCAAGTCTCCATCTCATCCACCAGAGGCTGCAACAGCTCAAGCACAACGGGCTGTCTGCACCAACTCAACCACCACATTCAAAGGTGGTAGAACTTGACAACTTGGTCAACCAAAACCATCCAGAGATTCTCCCTCCACAGCCCCAAGATTCTCAAGCTTCACCACAAAAACTAACAGCTGATTTTGAGGAGAAACCCGAGATAGACCTGCTTGAGTTTCTTCAACAGATGGGAATACTAAAAGATGAAAGAGAGGCAGAGAAAACTGACAGCTCAGGAAGTTCAGCAGTGTCAGAAGCTGCATCACGAGATGAGAATGAACAACCAGGAGTGTTTTCTGACATGAGTAGTGTTAACTGGGAGGAACTGATTGAGATGCATGACCATGAAGTTGTGTGTAACTATCTTGCATCTGAAGAAATTCAGTTTGAAGCATATGACACAAACGAGGACCTTACTTTCTCCACTTCCATTTGGAACTACTAA